From one Mycolicibacterium sp. HK-90 genomic stretch:
- a CDS encoding MmpS family protein: MKRVWIPLLILVVLGAGGFTVMRLHGVFGSETRPTYADTELEERKPYDPKQLVYEVFGPPGTVANISYFDVDAEPQFVEGASLPWTLKFPMTEATSMVNVIAQGDSNRIGCRITVDDEVKAEKVENGESAFTYCLLKAA, from the coding sequence CTGAAGCGGGTATGGATTCCGCTGTTGATCTTGGTGGTCCTCGGTGCCGGAGGATTCACCGTCATGCGGCTGCATGGCGTATTCGGTTCTGAGACCCGTCCTACGTACGCCGACACCGAACTCGAGGAACGCAAACCCTACGACCCCAAACAATTGGTGTACGAGGTGTTCGGCCCGCCCGGGACGGTCGCCAACATCAGCTATTTCGACGTCGACGCGGAACCGCAGTTCGTCGAGGGAGCAAGCTTGCCATGGACATTGAAATTTCCGATGACCGAGGCCACGTCCATGGTCAATGTCATCGCGCAAGGCGACAGCAACCGAATCGGCTGCCGGATCACCGTTGATGACGAGGTGAAGGCCGAGAAGGTCGAAAATGGCGAAAGCGCCTTCACCTACTGCCTTCTGAAGGCCGCATGA
- a CDS encoding alpha/beta fold hydrolase, whose product MNLAYDDRGDGEPVLFIAGQGGVGRTWDLYQVPAFRAAGYRVVTFDNRGVGATSSATGFTLATMVADTAELIERLDIAPVRVVAVSMGSYIAQELMLSRPELVSQAALMATRARHDRAREFFGIAERELADAGLQLPATYDAKLRLLENFSPKTLNDESSVRDWIDTFTRWPAKVTPGIRAQYGVAPQSDRRPAYRAITTPALVIGFADDLVMPPHLGAEVADALPNGRYLEIADAGHLGFLERPDVVNSAILDFFVNVCSRA is encoded by the coding sequence GTGAACCTGGCGTACGACGACCGCGGTGACGGCGAACCGGTGCTGTTCATCGCTGGTCAGGGTGGTGTCGGGCGCACCTGGGATCTCTATCAGGTGCCCGCATTTCGCGCCGCCGGGTACCGGGTCGTCACCTTCGACAACCGGGGTGTCGGCGCGACGTCGAGCGCCACCGGATTCACCTTGGCGACGATGGTGGCCGACACGGCCGAACTGATCGAGCGACTCGACATCGCTCCGGTCCGGGTGGTCGCGGTATCGATGGGCTCGTACATCGCCCAGGAGCTGATGTTGTCGCGCCCCGAACTGGTCAGTCAGGCCGCCTTGATGGCCACCCGGGCACGCCACGACCGCGCCCGGGAGTTCTTCGGTATCGCCGAACGGGAACTCGCCGATGCGGGTTTGCAACTGCCCGCGACCTATGACGCGAAACTTCGTCTGCTTGAGAACTTTTCGCCGAAGACGTTGAACGACGAGAGCTCTGTTCGCGATTGGATCGACACGTTCACCAGGTGGCCGGCGAAGGTGACACCGGGTATTCGTGCCCAGTATGGCGTCGCGCCGCAGAGTGACCGGAGGCCCGCATACCGGGCGATCACGACACCCGCGCTCGTCATCGGCTTCGCCGACGACCTCGTGATGCCCCCGCATCTCGGAGCGGAGGTGGCAGATGCCTTGCCCAACGGGCGATATCTGGAGATCGCCGACGCCGGTCACCTCGGTTTTCTGGAACGGCCGGACGTGGTGAATTCCGCGATTCTGGACTTCTTTGTCAATGTCTGCAGCCGTGCGTAG
- a CDS encoding AMP-binding protein — MGEASILTLLRERAGLQGDDTAVTFVDYEHNWDGSAESLTYSQLYRRACNVARALGSFGSPGDRALILAPQGLDYIVAFYGALQAGRIAVPLAVPMGGVSDERVGSVLQDAEPTVILTTSAVAGAVTDYLRTNSLAAPAIVEVDALDLDAPAGSGSQSENPTDTAYLQYTSGSTRRPAGVMMSHRNLLANFEQLMSGYFAEFGNVVPEGSAIVSWLPFYHDMGLYLGVCGPILAGVPAVLMSPVAFLQRPARWIQMLATNGRTYTAAPNFAFELAVRKTSDEDLAGLDLANVLVIITGSERVHPATLERFIQRFARFNLDPAVIRPSYGMAEATVYIATRESGAPPAIVRFESEPLTAGAAQRCGNGTGTPLVSYGIPVAPTIRIVDSEAHTECPPGAIGEIWVHGDNVASGYWNRPDETESTFGARLVAASAGTPEGPWLRTGDSGFIFDGELYVIGRIKDLLIVYGRNHSPDDIEATIQEISRSRCAAIAVPDGHTEKLVVIIEFRKRPESSDQSADQFSAVKREVTSAIFNTHSLGVADLVLVPPGSIPITTSGKVRRAACVDQYRQGEFARLDA, encoded by the coding sequence GTGGGCGAGGCATCCATTTTGACGTTGCTGCGGGAACGTGCTGGTCTGCAGGGCGACGACACAGCGGTCACGTTTGTTGACTACGAACACAATTGGGACGGCTCCGCCGAGAGCCTGACGTACTCGCAGCTGTACCGGCGGGCGTGCAATGTGGCACGAGCGCTCGGCAGTTTCGGCTCACCCGGTGACCGCGCCCTCATCCTGGCGCCCCAGGGTCTGGACTACATCGTCGCCTTCTACGGTGCGCTGCAGGCGGGGCGGATCGCGGTTCCGCTGGCGGTTCCCATGGGGGGTGTCAGCGACGAGCGGGTCGGCTCGGTACTGCAGGATGCCGAGCCGACGGTCATCCTCACCACGTCTGCGGTCGCCGGTGCGGTCACCGACTACCTCCGAACGAACTCCCTGGCCGCCCCGGCGATCGTCGAGGTCGACGCACTCGATCTCGACGCTCCCGCCGGGTCCGGCTCGCAGAGCGAGAATCCCACGGACACCGCTTATCTGCAGTACACATCCGGGTCGACTCGCCGGCCGGCCGGGGTCATGATGTCGCACCGGAACCTGTTGGCTAACTTCGAACAGCTGATGTCCGGCTATTTCGCCGAGTTCGGGAACGTCGTCCCAGAAGGCTCCGCCATCGTCTCGTGGCTGCCCTTCTATCACGACATGGGTCTGTATCTGGGTGTCTGCGGGCCGATATTGGCCGGAGTCCCGGCGGTGCTGATGAGTCCCGTGGCGTTTCTGCAACGTCCCGCCCGGTGGATCCAGATGCTGGCGACCAACGGCCGTACCTACACGGCCGCACCGAACTTCGCGTTCGAGCTGGCGGTGCGTAAGACGTCGGACGAGGACTTGGCGGGGCTCGACCTCGCGAATGTGCTCGTCATCATCACCGGCAGTGAGCGCGTGCACCCGGCAACGCTCGAGCGTTTCATCCAGCGGTTTGCCAGGTTCAACCTGGACCCGGCCGTGATCCGGCCGTCCTACGGTATGGCCGAAGCCACGGTGTACATCGCAACCCGAGAATCGGGCGCGCCGCCGGCGATCGTGCGTTTCGAGTCGGAACCGCTGACCGCCGGCGCCGCGCAGCGTTGCGGGAACGGCACCGGCACACCTCTGGTCAGCTACGGCATTCCCGTTGCCCCGACAATCCGGATCGTGGACTCCGAGGCTCACACCGAGTGCCCGCCCGGAGCCATAGGGGAGATCTGGGTGCACGGTGACAACGTGGCCAGCGGCTACTGGAACCGGCCCGACGAGACGGAATCGACCTTCGGCGCGAGGCTTGTCGCTGCGTCGGCCGGCACACCCGAAGGACCCTGGTTGCGCACCGGGGACTCGGGGTTCATATTCGACGGGGAGTTGTACGTCATCGGGCGCATCAAGGATTTGCTGATCGTGTACGGGCGTAACCATTCTCCCGACGACATCGAGGCAACGATCCAGGAGATCAGCCGGAGCCGATGTGCGGCCATCGCGGTACCCGACGGCCATACCGAAAAGTTGGTCGTCATCATCGAATTCAGGAAGCGGCCCGAGTCGTCCGATCAGTCCGCGGACCAGTTCTCGGCGGTCAAACGCGAGGTGACCTCGGCGATCTTCAACACGCACAGTCTCGGCGTGGCGGATCTGGTTCTGGTGCCGCCGGGTTCGATCCCGATCACCACGAGCGGAAAGGTACGGCGTGCAGCCTGTGTCGACCAGTACCGGCAGGGCGAATTCGCCCGCCTGGACGCATGA
- the pks2 gene encoding sulfolipid-1 biosynthesis phthioceranic/hydroxyphthioceranic acid synthase: MPASPVTPVAVIGMSCRLPGGIDSPERLWEALLRGDDLVTEVPPDRWDADEYYDPEPGVPGRSVSKWGAFLDDVAGFDAEFFGINERESAALDPQQRLLLETAWEAMEHAGLTRDALADSSTGVFVGLTHADYQMLAADAQMLEAAYGFSGNNFSLASGRIAYALGVHGPALTVDTACSSGLTAVHLACRSLHEGESDFALAGGATLALDPRKFASGSAEGMLSATGRCHAFDIAADGFVSGEGCVVVLLKRLSDALRDGDRILAVVRGTAANQDGHTVNIATPSDAAQTAVYRAALKAAGVDPGTVGMVEAHGTGTPVGDPIEYASLAKVYGIDGPCALASVKTNLGHAQAASGALGLMKAVLAVHHGEVPPNLHFTRLPDKLAEIRTNLFVPQETTPWCTNGHHPRRAAVSSYGLSGTNVHAIVEQAPVSAPEPVAAPSAAPLLFPLSSTSAEELRRTAGRLADWVQEHDDIALRDLAYTLAHRRVHRPVRTAVSAGSRPELVAALREVADGDTPYQAAVGRDDRGPVWVFSGQGSQWPGMGAELLATEPVFAATVARAEPVIASESGFSVTEAMSAPEVVTGQDRLQPTLFTMQVAMAATLKAHGVVPGAVIGHSLGEGAAAVVAGALSLEDGLRLICRRSRLMSRVAGKGATAAVEMPAKKVLSELTGRGINDVVVAVVASPQSTVIAGTTEKVRELVADWEQRGVLAREVPVDVAFHSPQMEPIVGDLTEALADLKPMTPEIPFYSATLFDPREQPVCDAGYWVTNMRRMVRFATAVQAALEDGHRVFAELSPHPLLTRALEQTAAGRETPMAALAAMRRQQSMPDGLRGLLIDLHSAGAAVDFSVLSPSGQLVDAPLPTWTHRRLWLSGGSQEAPTHGGCTISVHPLLGANVRLHEEPERYVWQADVGTAAQPWLADHQVRSVAVLPGAAYCEMALAAARTVLGEVSEVRDIRFEQALLLDEQTVVGASASMSSPGAANFTVDTEEDGQQARHATAVLRAAADEIPPSYDISAILAAHPCADDGAEVRNRVGQHGIQYGPAFTGLVTVNTGEAEARTVLAEVALPRSIRSQQDAYGVHPALLDACFQSVEAHPDVQALGGDVLGLPLGVRRLRMYGPARNARYCYTRLTLADTTGIEVDIDVLDADGAVLLSVQGLRLGTGASAAAHDDQVLSERLLAVEWRQRELPEVEYADAGSWLVISAAAGPDVVADKLCEILKDRGALCTSMSWPNQADDSLTCEQLGTHLRAGRFTGVIIVTAPNDGDHAEQSPLLGRDYVRHLVHITRELPEIRGELPRLYVVTRNAQTVLAGDVVNLEQAELRGLIRVIGTEHPHLAATQIDVDQTVDVEQLAAQLLSGSEEDETAWRNGRWYTARLCLAPLRPEERQTTIAHHERDRMRLQIRTPGDLESMELVACEHVPPGPGQIEVAVTASSVNFADVLVAFGRYPAFDGRLPQLGIDFAGVVTAVGPGVTDHQVGDHVGGLCAEGCWGTFVTCDARLAATLPAGLSDAEAAALTIATATAYYGLNDMARIKSGDKVLIHSATGGVGQAAMAIARAAGAEIFATAGSEQRRQLLRDMGVEHVYDSRTLEFADQIREDTDGGGVDIVLNSVTGAAQRAGLELLAFGGRFVEIGKRDIYGDSRLGLFPFRRNLSFYAVDLALMSVSHPDRLRELLSTVYLLSAEGDLPMPEFTRYPLADAATAIRMMSGAQHTGKLVLDIPHTGSSRLVVPPSQVRVFRSDGAYIVTGGLGGLGLFIAEKMAANGCGRVVLSSRSQPSAHVSKVLDRIRATGVDVVVECGDIAEPDTAERLVAVATAGGLPVRGVLHAAGVIEDAALTNITDELIERDWAPKVYGAWNLHTATADQPLDWFCSFSSAAALVGSPGQGAYAAANSWLDAFSLWRRSQGLPGTAIAWGAWGQIGRGTDLAESAGAAIAPDEGAYAFEALLRHDRAYTGYAPITGAPWLSVFAERSPFAEAFRSTNQRATGTSKLRAELGELPPEEWAAKLRHVISDQVSVILRRSVDPDRPLSEYGMDSLGALELRTRIENETGIRISATGITTVHGLADLLCEKLQPAGAS; the protein is encoded by the coding sequence ATGCCCGCCTCGCCGGTGACTCCGGTTGCCGTCATCGGCATGTCCTGCCGGCTTCCCGGCGGCATCGACTCCCCCGAGCGCCTGTGGGAGGCACTGCTCCGTGGCGATGACCTGGTCACCGAGGTTCCGCCCGACCGTTGGGACGCCGACGAATACTACGACCCGGAGCCGGGAGTCCCCGGCCGGTCGGTGTCGAAGTGGGGCGCGTTCCTCGACGACGTTGCCGGTTTCGACGCCGAATTCTTCGGCATCAACGAACGCGAAAGTGCCGCACTCGACCCGCAGCAGCGGTTGTTGCTCGAAACGGCCTGGGAGGCGATGGAACACGCGGGCCTCACACGAGACGCGCTGGCCGACTCGTCGACCGGCGTGTTCGTCGGATTGACGCACGCCGACTACCAGATGCTGGCGGCCGATGCTCAGATGCTGGAAGCGGCATATGGTTTCAGCGGCAACAACTTCAGCCTGGCCTCCGGGCGGATCGCCTATGCCCTCGGGGTGCACGGCCCCGCGCTCACGGTCGACACGGCCTGTTCGTCCGGCCTTACGGCGGTTCATCTGGCGTGCCGCAGCCTGCACGAGGGCGAGAGCGATTTCGCCCTGGCGGGTGGCGCCACACTGGCATTGGACCCGCGCAAGTTCGCTTCGGGTTCGGCCGAGGGCATGCTGTCGGCTACCGGACGCTGCCACGCCTTCGACATCGCCGCGGATGGATTCGTGAGCGGTGAGGGCTGCGTCGTGGTCCTGCTCAAGCGACTGTCCGACGCCTTGCGCGACGGTGACCGGATCCTCGCCGTGGTGCGTGGCACGGCCGCGAACCAGGACGGCCATACCGTCAATATCGCGACACCGTCGGATGCCGCGCAGACCGCGGTGTATCGGGCGGCGTTGAAGGCGGCCGGCGTCGATCCCGGCACCGTCGGCATGGTCGAGGCGCACGGCACCGGTACGCCGGTGGGAGATCCCATCGAATATGCCAGTCTGGCGAAGGTTTACGGCATCGACGGCCCCTGCGCACTGGCGTCGGTCAAGACCAACCTCGGCCATGCCCAGGCGGCCTCTGGAGCCCTCGGGCTGATGAAGGCGGTCCTCGCCGTACACCACGGCGAGGTTCCGCCGAACCTGCATTTCACCCGTCTGCCCGACAAGCTCGCCGAGATTCGAACCAATCTCTTTGTGCCGCAGGAGACAACTCCGTGGTGCACCAATGGTCACCACCCTCGGCGGGCAGCGGTGTCCTCGTACGGACTGTCGGGCACCAATGTCCACGCGATCGTGGAGCAGGCACCGGTATCGGCCCCGGAACCCGTCGCGGCTCCCTCGGCGGCGCCCCTGCTGTTCCCGCTGTCGTCCACCTCGGCCGAGGAACTCCGGCGCACCGCGGGCCGGCTGGCCGACTGGGTGCAGGAACACGACGATATCGCCCTGCGCGATCTGGCATATACCTTGGCACACCGCCGCGTACACCGGCCGGTTCGCACCGCCGTGAGCGCAGGCAGCCGCCCGGAACTCGTCGCCGCCTTGCGCGAGGTCGCGGACGGCGATACCCCGTACCAAGCCGCCGTCGGTCGCGACGACCGAGGCCCGGTGTGGGTGTTTTCCGGACAGGGTTCGCAGTGGCCGGGCATGGGCGCCGAACTGTTGGCGACCGAGCCGGTGTTCGCCGCCACCGTGGCGCGGGCTGAACCCGTCATCGCGTCCGAGTCCGGATTCTCGGTGACCGAGGCGATGTCGGCGCCAGAGGTCGTGACCGGGCAGGACCGGTTGCAACCGACATTGTTCACCATGCAGGTCGCCATGGCCGCCACGTTGAAGGCACACGGGGTGGTCCCGGGGGCGGTCATCGGCCACTCTCTCGGGGAGGGCGCCGCAGCCGTTGTCGCGGGGGCACTTTCGTTGGAGGACGGGCTGCGTCTGATCTGCCGCCGGTCCCGGCTGATGTCCCGAGTTGCCGGCAAGGGCGCGACCGCCGCCGTCGAAATGCCTGCCAAGAAGGTACTTTCGGAGTTGACCGGTCGCGGCATCAACGATGTCGTGGTCGCGGTGGTGGCTTCGCCACAGTCCACCGTCATCGCCGGCACCACCGAGAAGGTGCGGGAGCTCGTCGCGGACTGGGAGCAGCGCGGAGTATTGGCTCGCGAGGTCCCGGTCGACGTGGCCTTCCATTCACCTCAGATGGAGCCGATCGTCGGCGATCTGACCGAGGCGCTCGCAGATCTCAAACCCATGACACCGGAGATTCCGTTCTACTCGGCGACCCTGTTCGACCCACGGGAGCAGCCGGTGTGCGATGCCGGTTACTGGGTGACCAACATGCGCCGCATGGTGCGTTTCGCCACCGCGGTACAAGCCGCACTGGAGGACGGCCACCGGGTCTTCGCCGAACTCTCACCCCATCCGCTGCTCACCCGGGCCCTGGAACAGACCGCCGCCGGTCGCGAGACACCGATGGCCGCGCTGGCCGCGATGCGCCGTCAGCAATCGATGCCGGACGGTCTGCGCGGCCTGTTGATCGACCTGCACAGTGCCGGTGCCGCAGTTGACTTCTCGGTGCTGTCCCCGAGCGGACAGTTGGTGGACGCGCCGCTGCCGACCTGGACGCACCGCCGGCTGTGGCTCAGCGGCGGTAGCCAGGAAGCCCCGACGCACGGCGGTTGCACCATCTCGGTTCACCCGCTGCTGGGGGCCAATGTCCGGTTGCACGAGGAACCGGAACGCTACGTGTGGCAGGCCGATGTCGGCACCGCCGCCCAGCCGTGGCTCGCGGATCACCAAGTTCGCTCGGTTGCCGTTCTTCCCGGCGCCGCCTACTGCGAGATGGCGCTGGCGGCAGCCCGGACCGTACTGGGTGAGGTCTCCGAAGTCCGCGACATCCGGTTCGAGCAGGCACTGCTGCTGGACGAGCAGACGGTGGTCGGAGCCTCCGCATCGATGTCGTCTCCCGGGGCCGCCAACTTCACCGTCGACACCGAGGAAGACGGCCAGCAGGCGCGGCACGCGACGGCTGTCCTGCGGGCCGCGGCCGACGAGATTCCGCCCAGTTACGACATATCCGCGATCCTGGCCGCCCATCCCTGCGCCGACGATGGCGCCGAGGTGCGCAATCGGGTCGGACAGCACGGTATTCAGTACGGTCCGGCGTTCACCGGCCTGGTCACCGTGAACACCGGTGAGGCAGAGGCGCGCACAGTGCTTGCCGAGGTGGCACTCCCCCGTTCGATCCGCTCCCAACAGGACGCGTACGGGGTCCACCCGGCGCTCCTGGACGCGTGTTTCCAATCGGTCGAGGCTCATCCCGATGTCCAGGCTCTCGGCGGCGACGTGCTGGGGTTACCTCTGGGGGTGCGACGGCTACGCATGTACGGTCCGGCCCGCAACGCGCGCTACTGCTATACGCGGTTGACCCTCGCTGACACCACGGGCATCGAGGTCGACATCGACGTTCTCGACGCGGACGGTGCGGTACTGCTGAGCGTGCAGGGCCTACGCCTGGGCACCGGCGCCTCCGCAGCCGCGCACGACGATCAGGTTCTCAGCGAGAGGTTGCTCGCCGTCGAATGGCGTCAGCGGGAACTGCCGGAAGTGGAGTACGCCGATGCCGGATCCTGGCTGGTGATCAGCGCCGCCGCCGGCCCGGATGTGGTTGCCGACAAACTGTGCGAGATCCTGAAAGATCGTGGCGCACTGTGCACCAGCATGAGTTGGCCCAACCAAGCCGACGACTCACTGACCTGCGAGCAGCTCGGCACCCATCTGCGGGCCGGCCGATTCACCGGTGTGATCATCGTGACCGCGCCGAATGACGGTGACCACGCCGAACAGTCACCGTTGCTGGGACGTGACTACGTTCGCCATCTGGTCCACATCACGCGCGAATTGCCGGAGATACGCGGTGAACTGCCCCGCCTGTATGTCGTGACCCGCAACGCGCAGACGGTACTGGCCGGCGACGTGGTCAATCTGGAGCAAGCCGAGCTCCGTGGTCTGATCCGGGTCATCGGCACCGAACATCCGCATCTGGCCGCGACCCAGATCGACGTGGACCAGACCGTCGACGTGGAGCAGTTGGCCGCTCAGCTGCTCTCGGGATCCGAGGAGGACGAGACCGCGTGGCGCAACGGACGGTGGTACACCGCGCGGTTGTGCCTCGCCCCACTGCGCCCCGAGGAGCGCCAGACCACCATCGCCCATCACGAACGCGACAGAATGCGGCTGCAGATCCGCACACCCGGTGACCTGGAGTCGATGGAACTCGTAGCCTGCGAACACGTTCCGCCGGGACCGGGCCAGATCGAGGTCGCAGTCACCGCGTCGAGCGTCAACTTCGCCGATGTGCTGGTCGCGTTCGGCCGCTACCCCGCCTTCGACGGCCGACTTCCTCAGCTCGGCATCGACTTCGCGGGCGTGGTGACCGCGGTCGGCCCCGGCGTCACCGACCACCAGGTCGGCGATCATGTCGGTGGTCTGTGTGCCGAGGGCTGTTGGGGAACGTTCGTCACCTGCGACGCGCGCCTGGCCGCCACCTTGCCGGCCGGATTGTCCGACGCCGAGGCGGCAGCGCTGACCATCGCGACCGCCACGGCCTATTACGGCCTCAACGACATGGCGCGCATCAAATCGGGCGACAAGGTGCTGATCCACTCGGCGACCGGCGGGGTCGGCCAGGCCGCGATGGCGATCGCCCGCGCCGCCGGCGCGGAGATCTTCGCTACGGCCGGCAGCGAGCAGCGGCGGCAGTTGTTGCGGGACATGGGGGTTGAGCACGTCTACGACTCCCGGACCCTGGAGTTCGCCGACCAGATACGCGAAGATACCGACGGCGGCGGTGTTGACATCGTGTTGAACTCGGTGACCGGTGCCGCCCAGCGGGCGGGCCTGGAATTGCTGGCATTCGGCGGGCGATTCGTGGAGATCGGCAAGCGGGACATCTACGGCGACTCGCGGTTGGGCCTCTTTCCCTTCCGGCGCAACCTGTCGTTCTATGCCGTCGATCTGGCGCTGATGTCCGTCAGCCATCCGGACCGGCTTCGGGAGTTGCTGTCCACGGTGTACCTGTTGAGCGCCGAGGGCGACCTTCCGATGCCCGAGTTCACCCGATATCCACTTGCCGACGCGGCCACTGCCATTCGGATGATGAGCGGCGCCCAACACACGGGCAAGCTCGTGCTCGACATCCCGCATACCGGCTCCAGCCGTCTTGTGGTTCCGCCGTCACAGGTGCGCGTGTTCCGTTCAGACGGGGCGTACATCGTCACCGGTGGTCTCGGTGGCCTCGGATTGTTCATTGCCGAGAAGATGGCGGCCAACGGATGTGGGCGCGTGGTGCTGTCCTCACGCTCGCAGCCGAGCGCACACGTGTCGAAGGTCCTCGACCGCATCCGCGCGACCGGTGTCGACGTAGTGGTCGAGTGCGGAGACATCGCCGAACCCGACACCGCGGAAAGGTTGGTGGCGGTAGCGACCGCCGGTGGACTTCCGGTACGCGGCGTCTTGCACGCGGCCGGGGTGATCGAGGACGCCGCGCTGACCAACATCACCGACGAGCTCATCGAGAGAGACTGGGCGCCAAAGGTTTATGGCGCGTGGAACCTGCACACCGCGACGGCCGACCAGCCGTTGGACTGGTTCTGCTCGTTCTCGTCGGCGGCAGCACTGGTCGGCTCACCGGGTCAGGGCGCCTACGCCGCGGCCAACAGCTGGCTGGACGCCTTCAGCCTGTGGCGTCGATCCCAGGGGTTGCCGGGCACCGCCATCGCATGGGGCGCCTGGGGGCAGATCGGCCGCGGCACCGATCTGGCCGAGAGTGCCGGAGCCGCCATCGCACCAGACGAGGGTGCGTATGCGTTCGAAGCGCTGCTGCGTCACGACCGGGCGTACACCGGGTACGCACCGATCACGGGCGCACCGTGGCTGTCCGTGTTCGCCGAACGCAGTCCCTTCGCCGAGGCATTCCGATCGACAAACCAACGCGCAACGGGCACCAGCAAGTTGCGCGCCGAACTCGGCGAGCTGCCACCCGAGGAGTGGGCTGCCAAGTTGCGACATGTGATCTCCGATCAGGTGAGCGTGATCCTGCGCCGCAGTGTCGATCCGGACCGTCCCCTCTCCGAGTACGGCATGGATTCGCTGGGAGCACTCGAATTGCGCACCCGCATCGAGAACGAAACCGGCATCCGGATCTCGGCCACCGGTATCACGACCGTGCACGGGTTGGCAGACCTCCTGTGCGAGAAGCTCCAGCCCGCAGGGGCTTCCTGA
- a CDS encoding GAP family protein, whose product MWGSLVVLALLTTINPVRLGIILLVLSRPRPVQNLLAYWAGAVLIGLASLVIPLIVLHSTPASSAFAKKFAHPTADPMTQRITIGLGVALLAIAAYMVVRNVLRKPVAVGSRQRTAGDGSGTTSTLVDDSGAPPAITRLLYSSPADDDADPKSRRLTGRIRDAWQNGSPWIPFVIGIIVVPPLDGILFALAIVVASGASFEVQLVALIVFVFGVLLVEEFILVSNLVAPARTQAALRKLHEWASAHRQTFAAAICAVVGASLVLRGMGGL is encoded by the coding sequence ATGTGGGGCTCGTTGGTAGTACTGGCACTCTTGACGACGATCAATCCTGTGCGCCTCGGAATCATCCTCCTGGTGCTGTCACGACCGCGGCCCGTACAGAACCTGCTCGCTTACTGGGCAGGCGCGGTCCTGATCGGGCTGGCCAGCCTCGTCATTCCGCTGATCGTGCTCCACTCCACCCCGGCGTCGTCCGCTTTCGCGAAGAAGTTCGCGCACCCCACCGCAGACCCGATGACACAGCGCATCACGATCGGACTCGGCGTAGCGCTCCTGGCGATCGCCGCGTACATGGTGGTTCGCAACGTGCTACGGAAACCCGTCGCCGTAGGTAGCCGTCAGAGGACGGCGGGAGACGGCAGCGGTACCACCTCGACACTCGTGGACGATTCGGGTGCGCCGCCCGCCATCACCAGGCTGTTGTACTCATCCCCGGCCGATGACGATGCCGATCCCAAATCTCGGCGGTTGACCGGTCGCATCCGCGACGCCTGGCAGAACGGGTCCCCGTGGATCCCGTTCGTCATCGGGATCATCGTGGTCCCGCCACTCGACGGCATTCTGTTCGCCCTCGCCATCGTCGTCGCCTCGGGCGCCTCGTTCGAGGTGCAGTTGGTCGCCCTGATCGTATTTGTCTTCGGTGTACTTCTGGTGGAGGAGTTCATCCTCGTCAGCAACCTCGTTGCGCCGGCGAGAACTCAAGCGGCACTGCGCAAATTGCACGAATGGGCAAGTGCGCACCGCCAGACTTTCGCCGCTGCCATCTGCGCGGTGGTCGGCGCCTCCCTGGTACTCCGAGGCATGGGCGGCCTCTGA